From a region of the Xyrauchen texanus isolate HMW12.3.18 chromosome 47, RBS_HiC_50CHRs, whole genome shotgun sequence genome:
- the LOC127639229 gene encoding apoptosis facilitator Bcl-2-like protein 14, producing MDKEQSNGDVQVPASDSLEYRLVMAYTCKRRPTDPRLQKNITERKTCTPEAPEKHLLKKKKRKFPFSLSCFKPSTNDDDCCHRQPATMEVLGDKVDDMEEIASKLTDITSSVHFIPCEFEVDSEDDVVQQIVELLRDHGDKLDKKIKADKTLSEALQSSLTYGFFKKVMDTFCRRVTPEELPPQQKRENAKVALICEATSQLFSVDHHPMNRVLGFGAKYLQDTFPTWISRNIGNGDIEESKEEVH from the exons GGATAAGGAGCAAAGCAACGGCGATGTGCAGGTCCCCGCGTCGGACAGTCTGGAATACAGACTCGTGATGGCGTACACCTGCAAGAGAAGACCCACAGACCCGCGCCTGCAGAAGAACATCACAGAGAGAAAGACTTGTACACCAGAAGCACCAGAAAAACACttgttgaagaagaaaaaaagaaaatttccTTTTTCCTTGTCCTGTTTTAAACCCAGTACAAATGACGATGATTGTTGCCATCGACAGCCAGCAACAATGGAAG TTTTAGGAGATAAAGTGGACGACATGGAGGAGATTGCCAGTAAACTGACAGATATAACAAGTTCTGTGCACTTCATTCCATGCGAATTTGAAGTTGATAGTGAAGATG ATGTTGTGCAACAAATTGTGGAGCTACTCAGAGATCATGGTGACAAACTGGATAAAAAG ATAAAGGCAGACAAGACTTTGAGTGAAGCGCTGCAGTCATCTCTGACGTATGGCTTCTTTAAGAAAGTGATGGACACATTCTGTCGAAGAGTTACCCCAGAGGAGCTGCCACCACAGCAAAAAAGAGAGAATGCCAAAGTGGCTCTGATATGTGAAGCCACCAGTCAGCTCTTCAGTGTAGATCACCACCCAATGAACCGAGTGCTGGGCTTTGGTGCCAAGTACCTACAGGACACATTCCCCACCTGGATTAGCAGGAACATTGGCAAT GGTGACATTGAAGAATCCAAAGAGGAAGTTCACTGA